The proteins below come from a single Cylindrospermopsis raciborskii Cr2010 genomic window:
- the holB gene encoding DNA polymerase III subunit delta', with translation MFEELIGQQQAIELLTASVKQNRIAPAYLFAGKDGVGRSLAATCFIQLLFAGSRDGEELSVLKNRVSQRNHPDLFWVEPTYQYQGERLTAAQAAEKKVKRKAPPVIRLEQIREISQFLSRPPLESVRSVVVIEQAEAMAESAANALLKTLEEPGRATLILIAPSPESILPTLVSRCQKIPFYRLDSSSLTQVLTRTGNLEILEHPEILNLAAGSPGSAILAHQQLQSINSELLQEVKKLPTSYLHALELGKRIDRELDTEGQLWLIEYLQQYYWQKTHKPQIIQELEKTRKNLLCYAQPRLVWECTFLAILRV, from the coding sequence ATGTTTGAAGAACTGATAGGACAGCAACAAGCCATAGAACTATTAACTGCATCCGTGAAACAAAACCGTATTGCACCAGCTTACTTATTTGCGGGGAAGGATGGGGTAGGGAGAAGTTTAGCAGCAACGTGTTTTATCCAACTACTGTTTGCTGGTTCTAGAGATGGTGAAGAATTGTCCGTTTTAAAAAACCGTGTTAGTCAAAGAAATCACCCAGACTTATTCTGGGTAGAACCCACCTATCAATATCAAGGAGAAAGACTAACCGCAGCACAAGCAGCAGAAAAAAAGGTTAAGCGTAAAGCACCACCGGTAATTAGATTGGAGCAAATTAGGGAAATCTCTCAATTTTTATCCCGTCCTCCCTTAGAGTCTGTACGTAGCGTGGTAGTAATAGAGCAAGCAGAGGCTATGGCTGAATCTGCTGCTAATGCTCTACTAAAAACTTTAGAGGAACCAGGAAGAGCAACTTTAATTTTAATTGCACCTAGTCCGGAATCTATTCTACCCACATTGGTTTCCCGGTGTCAAAAAATTCCCTTTTATAGGTTAGACAGTAGTAGTTTAACTCAGGTGTTAACCAGAACAGGAAACCTAGAGATTTTAGAACACCCAGAAATCTTAAACCTAGCTGCGGGGAGTCCGGGAAGTGCTATTTTGGCTCACCAACAACTACAAAGCATTAATAGCGAATTACTCCAGGAAGTAAAAAAATTGCCCACCTCATACTTACACGCCTTGGAATTGGGTAAAAGAATTGATCGGGAGCTAGACACGGAAGGACAGCTATGGTTAATTGAATACTTACAACAGTATTATTGGCAAAAAACACATAAACCACAGATTATTCAAGAATTAGAAAAGACTCGAAAAAACTTGTTGTGCTACGCTCAACCGCGACTGGTTTGGGAATGTACATTTTTAGCAATTTTGCGAGTATAG
- a CDS encoding DUF2231 domain-containing protein, whose protein sequence is MNSELIDQVSAQMGANGLPYTIPIHPNLVHLTLGLFIIGVIFDLVAVLFPIDHFLFKSLGLTVNRAQLFEVGWYNMVASSVITFFTVAAGFYEMLLATPPVNLKSSWGMQAMETMMWHGVGGVFLLALMVGMTFWRGWQRYITYKDADMQVGWSYIFAGVLIMVIMYAHGTLGAQLAAEFGVHNTADNLLRMGEDVNSVLGK, encoded by the coding sequence ATGAATTCAGAACTAATTGATCAAGTAAGTGCTCAAATGGGAGCCAACGGATTACCCTACACAATCCCCATTCATCCAAATCTAGTTCACCTAACTTTAGGACTGTTTATCATTGGAGTTATTTTCGATTTAGTAGCTGTTCTATTTCCTATAGACCACTTCTTGTTTAAATCTCTGGGTTTAACTGTCAACCGAGCTCAATTATTTGAAGTTGGTTGGTACAACATGGTAGCTTCATCTGTAATTACATTTTTTACAGTTGCTGCGGGTTTTTATGAAATGTTATTAGCCACTCCACCGGTGAACCTCAAGAGTTCTTGGGGAATGCAAGCTATGGAAACCATGATGTGGCATGGTGTAGGTGGTGTTTTCTTATTAGCCTTAATGGTAGGAATGACCTTTTGGAGAGGATGGCAACGTTATATAACCTATAAAGATGCCGATATGCAGGTAGGTTGGAGTTATATTTTTGCCGGAGTTTTGATCATGGTAATTATGTACGCGCATGGAACTCTAGGAGCCCAATTAGCAGCAGAATTTGGTGTACATAATACGGCAGATAATTTGTTGAGAATGGGAGAGGATGTCAACAGTGTATTGGGGAAATAG
- the tmk gene encoding dTMP kinase, with product MIGKLIVFEGVEGSGKTTQMQMLAQWLQTLGISFLLTREPGGTHLGQNLRKLLLETFYEQPLDEMAELLLYTADRSQHVSSIIKPNLATGKYILCDRYTNSTVAYQGYGRGLNMIIIDQLNQIATGGLESDLTIWLDIDVEIGLSRKRGQAELDRMEQETIEFHHRVQEGYNKIAKNHPSKIIRVDGNREPELVQENIRKILIDNLFVKSLVNTTA from the coding sequence ATGATAGGTAAGTTAATTGTCTTTGAGGGAGTGGAAGGATCAGGTAAAACCACTCAAATGCAAATGTTGGCGCAGTGGTTACAAACCCTGGGAATTTCTTTTTTGCTAACTCGCGAACCAGGAGGAACACACCTGGGACAAAATTTAAGAAAGTTGCTGCTGGAAACATTTTACGAGCAACCACTGGACGAAATGGCAGAGCTGCTATTATATACAGCAGACCGTTCACAACATGTTAGCAGTATTATTAAACCAAACTTAGCAACCGGGAAATATATTCTGTGCGATCGCTATACAAATTCCACTGTTGCTTATCAGGGGTATGGTAGGGGGTTAAACATGATTATAATTGACCAACTTAATCAGATTGCTACTGGAGGTTTAGAAAGTGACCTAACCATTTGGTTAGATATAGATGTAGAGATAGGACTAAGTCGTAAACGTGGTCAAGCAGAACTGGATAGAATGGAGCAAGAAACAATAGAATTTCACCATCGTGTGCAAGAGGGATATAATAAAATAGCTAAAAACCATCCATCGAAGATAATTCGGGTAGATGGTAATCGGGAACCGGAATTAGTCCAGGAAAACATCAGGAAAATTTTAATTGACAATTTGTTTGTAAAATCGTTGGTGAACACTACTGCTTAG
- the trmFO gene encoding FADH(2)-oxidizing methylenetetrahydrofolate--tRNA-(uracil(54)-C(5))-methyltransferase TrmFO has protein sequence MILELIKEPIQVIGGGLAGTEAAWQIAQAGVPVILHEMRPQRFSPAHHTENLAELVCSNSFGAMASDRAAGLLHEELRQLDSIVISKADEHAVPAGGALAVDRGKFGEDLTQTLANHPLIDLRRGEVKEVPAGIVVLASGPLTSPQLSADIQQFTGLEYLNFFDAASPIIVGDSINRDIAFMASRYDKGEAAYLNCPMSKQQYLEFREALCQAEQTELKDFERETAKFFEACLPIEEMAQRGEDTMRYGPLKPVGLTDERTGERNYAVVQLRQEDKAGQLWNMVGFQTNLRWGEQKRVFRMIPGLENAEFVRLGVMHRNTFLNAPQLVLPTLQFKQRHTLLAAGQLIGTEGYTAASAGGWLAGTNAARIALGKEPLTLPNTTMMGSLFEFISGAAPKHFQPMPPNFGIVPDLGVKIKSKPEKYGRYRDRSLADLDEWKSQYFSSLSGNLNNS, from the coding sequence ATGATATTAGAACTCATAAAAGAACCAATACAAGTAATAGGCGGTGGACTTGCAGGCACAGAAGCAGCATGGCAAATAGCTCAAGCAGGAGTACCCGTGATTCTACACGAAATGCGTCCCCAACGCTTTAGTCCCGCCCATCATACGGAAAACTTAGCTGAACTAGTGTGTAGTAATTCCTTTGGAGCTATGGCAAGCGATCGCGCAGCTGGGTTACTGCATGAAGAACTGCGACAACTTGACTCTATAGTTATTAGTAAAGCGGATGAACATGCAGTACCAGCGGGTGGTGCTTTAGCGGTAGACAGGGGAAAATTTGGAGAGGATCTCACCCAGACCTTAGCCAATCACCCTTTGATTGATTTACGACGAGGGGAGGTAAAGGAAGTTCCTGCGGGGATAGTGGTTTTAGCCTCAGGACCACTAACCAGTCCCCAATTATCCGCTGATATTCAACAATTCACGGGATTAGAATATCTCAACTTCTTTGATGCTGCTAGTCCCATAATAGTAGGGGATTCCATTAATAGGGATATTGCCTTTATGGCTTCCCGTTATGACAAAGGTGAGGCGGCCTATTTAAATTGTCCCATGAGTAAACAGCAGTATTTAGAATTTCGGGAAGCACTTTGCCAAGCGGAACAAACAGAATTAAAGGACTTTGAAAGAGAGACGGCGAAGTTTTTTGAAGCCTGTTTACCCATAGAAGAAATGGCACAAAGAGGGGAGGACACCATGCGATATGGTCCCCTGAAACCGGTGGGTTTAACAGATGAAAGAACTGGAGAGCGTAACTACGCAGTAGTACAGTTACGACAAGAAGATAAAGCTGGCCAACTATGGAATATGGTAGGGTTTCAAACCAATTTACGTTGGGGGGAGCAAAAACGGGTGTTTAGAATGATTCCCGGTTTGGAAAACGCCGAGTTTGTTAGATTGGGAGTAATGCACCGGAACACTTTTTTAAACGCGCCCCAGTTAGTTTTACCGACCCTGCAATTTAAACAACGACATACCCTACTAGCAGCAGGACAACTAATTGGTACGGAGGGTTATACCGCTGCATCTGCTGGTGGTTGGCTAGCAGGGACTAATGCGGCAAGAATTGCCCTAGGGAAGGAACCTCTCACCCTACCGAACACCACAATGATGGGATCTTTATTTGAGTTTATTAGTGGTGCAGCGCCCAAGCATTTTCAACCCATGCCACCCAATTTTGGCATAGTTCCAGATTTGGGCGTTAAAATCAAGAGCAAACCAGAAAAATACGGGCGTTATCGAGATAGATCATTAGCGGATTTAGATGAGTGGAAGTCCCAATATTTTTCTTCCTTGAGTGGGAATCTTAACAATTCTTAA
- a CDS encoding SDR family oxidoreductase, which produces MNVAIIGCGYVGYAVAKFWRQNPSFRVTLTTTSEHKVSTLQEVADAVEVTMGDDQVVLNRVLKNQDVVLLAVGAKSSSSYEKTYLETAKTVTSLIKYHPKIKQLIYTSSYAIYGDRNGVWVDEETPPAPPNLNSQILGKTEEILLAAATENLRVCILRLGGIYGPGRELIKIFSRTAGTTREGNGEEITNWVHLDDIVRVVEFARWQRLQGIYNLVDDSHFTSRELIDGVLKTHNLPNVIWDATNKSTRQYNTWVSNQKLKDAGYQFIHPHIVL; this is translated from the coding sequence ATGAATGTAGCAATTATTGGTTGTGGGTATGTTGGTTATGCGGTTGCTAAGTTTTGGCGGCAAAATCCGAGTTTTAGGGTTACTTTAACTACTACCAGTGAGCATAAAGTCTCAACCCTACAAGAAGTAGCAGATGCAGTTGAAGTCACTATGGGTGATGACCAAGTCGTTTTAAATAGGGTTTTAAAAAATCAAGATGTGGTTCTATTAGCTGTAGGTGCTAAAAGTAGTAGCAGTTATGAAAAAACCTATTTGGAAACTGCTAAAACAGTAACCTCTTTAATAAAATACCATCCTAAAATTAAACAATTAATTTACACAAGTAGTTATGCGATTTATGGTGATAGAAACGGTGTGTGGGTAGATGAGGAGACACCACCAGCTCCACCCAATTTGAACAGTCAGATTCTTGGCAAAACCGAGGAAATTTTACTAGCAGCAGCAACGGAGAATCTGCGCGTTTGTATTTTGCGGTTAGGGGGAATTTATGGACCAGGAAGAGAATTAATTAAAATATTTAGCAGAACAGCTGGCACAACCCGTGAGGGAAATGGCGAGGAAATCACCAACTGGGTACATTTGGATGATATTGTGAGAGTTGTAGAATTTGCCCGTTGGCAACGGTTACAAGGGATTTATAATTTAGTAGACGACAGTCATTTTACTAGTCGAGAACTCATTGATGGTGTTTTAAAAACTCATAATTTGCCCAATGTAATATGGGATGCTACCAACAAAAGTACTCGTCAGTATAATACCTGGGTTTCTAACCAAAAACTCAAGGATGCGGGTTATCAATTTATTCATCCCCATATTGTTTTATAA
- a CDS encoding DUF2231 domain-containing protein, producing the protein MFEYLTSLNDHNLPYPDPLHPIVVHFVIAMILFAFFCDAVGFFTGKTRFYEVGFWNLFVATVSIFIAIIFGQFEAGLAKPYNIVKSVLNYHTLIGWSLSGILAAITAWRYVLRARNPQKLPVHYLAVGLLVTILVGFQVYLGDELVWVYGIHTVPVVEAVKDGILK; encoded by the coding sequence ATGTTTGAGTATTTAACCTCATTGAACGACCACAATTTACCCTATCCAGATCCACTCCATCCGATTGTGGTTCACTTCGTAATTGCCATGATATTATTTGCATTTTTTTGTGATGCAGTTGGCTTTTTCACAGGAAAAACCAGATTTTATGAAGTGGGATTTTGGAACTTGTTTGTAGCTACAGTTTCTATTTTCATAGCAATTATTTTCGGTCAGTTTGAAGCTGGTTTAGCCAAACCCTACAATATTGTGAAATCAGTTTTAAACTACCATACCCTAATTGGTTGGTCACTGTCAGGAATTTTAGCTGCAATCACAGCTTGGCGTTATGTACTGCGTGCGCGTAATCCACAAAAATTGCCGGTGCACTATTTAGCTGTGGGATTACTGGTGACCATACTAGTAGGTTTTCAAGTATATCTAGGTGATGAACTGGTATGGGTTTATGGCATTCATACAGTACCAGTTGTGGAAGCAGTAAAGGATGGAATCTTGAAATGA